In Bacillus sp. SB49, a single window of DNA contains:
- a CDS encoding LytTR family transcriptional regulator DNA-binding domain-containing protein, with the protein MEAVQFIKVERRSGDHVILPSLSFSIDKGARIGVYTSLERRRELQALLIGQQDQASGDVKLFGKSIHKKRPPAPEELGILFLDEGYYERLNVKDHLRFYKRIYGSAHSIQDILNTVKLAKHERVQVERLSLSHRRRLGMAKLLIQNPEIFLLEEPDQNVDMETKVWIRELLIQLQNDGKTVLVLTEHMEPAVLLSDTAYHLDEKGLSLLPSEKEEEEEGQETDTVIRIDKIPAKCEDKWLLFDPAEIDYFESDQGTSVLYCHGEHFPCGFTMAELEERLKHVGFFRCHRSYLVNLQRVREIITWSKNSYSLTLDRKEKRQIPLSKNKMADLKTHLGIK; encoded by the coding sequence ATGGAGGCAGTACAATTCATAAAGGTGGAAAGACGATCCGGCGATCATGTCATCCTTCCTTCGTTGAGCTTTTCGATCGATAAAGGGGCGAGGATAGGCGTTTATACGAGTCTGGAAAGGCGCAGGGAGCTTCAGGCGCTGCTCATCGGGCAACAGGATCAAGCAAGCGGAGATGTCAAATTATTCGGGAAGTCTATACATAAAAAGCGCCCCCCTGCACCAGAAGAACTGGGGATATTATTTCTTGATGAAGGGTATTATGAGAGGCTTAATGTGAAAGATCACCTCCGATTCTACAAAAGGATTTATGGATCAGCTCATTCCATACAAGATATTTTAAATACGGTCAAATTGGCGAAGCATGAGCGAGTGCAGGTGGAGCGACTCTCCTTATCGCACCGGCGTCGTTTAGGTATGGCAAAGCTCCTCATTCAAAATCCGGAAATTTTTCTGTTGGAGGAACCGGATCAGAACGTCGATATGGAAACGAAAGTATGGATCAGAGAGCTGCTGATACAGCTCCAAAACGATGGGAAAACGGTACTTGTATTAACGGAGCACATGGAACCGGCGGTTTTATTAAGTGACACGGCGTATCATTTGGATGAAAAGGGCTTGTCTCTGCTTCCCTCAGAGAAAGAAGAAGAGGAGGAGGGCCAAGAGACGGACACGGTCATAAGGATCGATAAAATTCCGGCCAAGTGTGAGGACAAATGGCTGCTGTTCGACCCGGCGGAAATCGATTATTTTGAAAGTGACCAGGGGACATCCGTCCTCTATTGTCATGGAGAGCATTTTCCATGCGGCTTTACGATGGCAGAGTTGGAAGAACGGTTAAAGCATGTCGGTTTCTTCCGCTGTCACCGCTCGTACCTCGTTAACCTGCAGCGCGTGAGGGAAATCATCACATGGTCGAAAAACAGCTACAGTCTGACTCTGGATCGCAAAGAGAAACGGCAGATTCCTCTGTCCAAGAATAAAATGGCGGATTTAAAGACTCATTTAGGGATCAAATAG